One Chroicocephalus ridibundus chromosome 22, bChrRid1.1, whole genome shotgun sequence DNA window includes the following coding sequences:
- the CRTC1 gene encoding CREB-regulated transcription coactivator 1 isoform X9 produces MAASNNPRKFSEKIALHNQKQAEETAAFEEVMKDLSLTRAHRLQLQKTQYLQLGQSRGQYYGGSLPNVNQIGNSAMDLPFQHNGALAEAFGAVPVSLTPFQSSGLDTSRTTRHHGLVDRVYRDRNRLGSPHRRPLSVDKHGRQVDSCPYGTVYLSPPSDTSWRRTNSDSALHQSTMTPAQQESFSGGSQDMQQKRVLLLAVPGMEETTSEADKTLSKQGWDTKKTGSSRPKSCEVPGINIFPSADQENTTTLIPATHNTGGSLPDLTNIHFPSPLPTPLDPEESTFPALSSSNSTGNLAANLTHLGISTASQGMTTTPAPSQQHRQPAVSPLSLSADSRRPQSQQMSPTLSPLSPITQAVAMDALSLEQQLPPYPFFTQTTSQQQQQTQVASTLPQNTPLMQSSGLQRGTQLPPLSVTVPSTIPQSPPGSQTQPSMGIDINSHSSILGSVFGDSYYDQQMTARQANALSHQAAMMGLTGSHGSLQDSQQLNYSSHGNIPNIILTVTGESPPSLSKELTSSLAGVGDVSFDTDSQFPLDELKIDPLTLDGLHMLNDPDMVLTDPATEDTFRMDRL; encoded by the exons ttACAGCTGCAGAAAACCCAATATTTGCAGCTGGGACAGAGTCGTGGCCAGTACTACGGTGGGTCACTGCCAAATGTGAATCAGATCGGAAACAGTGCCATGGACCTGCCCTTTCAG CACAACGGAGCTCTGGCAGAAGCCTTTGGAGCAGTTCCTGTCTCTTTG ACTCCTTTTCAGTCATCAGGATTGGACACAAGCAGAACAACTCGGCATCATGGTCTGGTGGACAGAGTGTATCGTGACAGAAACCGCCTCGGCTCCCCGCATCGACGCCCTCTCTCTGTGGATAAACACGGAAGACAA GTGGACAGCTGTCCGTATGGCACTGTGTATCTGTCACCTCCATCAGACACAAGCTGGAGAAG GACAAATTCCGATTCTGCCTTGCACCAGAGTACTATGACTCCAGCTCAACAAGAATCCTTTTCAGGAGGGTCACAGGACATGCAGCAGAAAAGAG ttttattactgGCTGTCCCTGGAATGGAGGAAACCACCTCTGAGGCAGACAAAACCCTCTCTAAGCAAGGATGGGACACTAAAAAG ACTGGGTCATCAAGACCTAAATCATGTGAAGTTCCAGGAATCAA CATCTTTCCATCAGCTGACCAGGAAAACACTACAACACTGATTCCTGCTACGCATAACACCGGTGGCTCCCTGCCAGACCTGACCAACATccatttcccttcccctctcccaacacCGTTAGATCCCGAGGAATCCACATTCCCAGCCCTGAGTAGCTCCAATAGTACCGGAAATCTTGCTGCCAATCTGACTCACTTGGGCATCAGCACTGCCAGTCAGG GAATGACGACGacgccagccccttcccagcagcaCCGTCAGCCGGCCGTCAGTCCCCTCTCCTTGAGCGCAGACTCAAGGCGACCACAGTCACAGCAAATGTCTCCTACGCTTTCCCCTTTGTCACCAATTACTCAG GCCGTGGCTATGGATGCATTGTCTCTGGAGCAGCAGCTTCCCCCATACCCATTTTTTACCCAGAcaacttcccagcagcagcagcagacccaGGTGGCGAGTACCCTGCCTCAGAACACTCCTTTAATGCAGAGCTCTGGCTTACAGCGAGGAACGCAGCTCCCCCCGCTCTCCGTCACGGTACCTTCCACCATCCCACAGTCACCTCCGGGCAGCCAGACCCAGCCCTCGATGGGAATAGACATCAACTCG cattcTTCCATTCTGGGGAGTGTATTTGGTGACTCCTATTATGATCAGCAGATGACAGCTAGGCAGGCTAATGCCCTATCCCATCAG GCAGCCATGATGGGACTTACCGGCAGTCATGGCAGCTTGCAGGACTCGCAGCAGCTGAATTACTCCAGCCATGGAAACATCCCCAACATCATTCTTACAG tGACAGGAGAATCTCCTCCCAGCTTATCAAAAGAACTGACCAGCTCTTTGGCAGGAGTGGGAGACGTCAGCTTTGACACGGATTCCCAGTTCCCTCTGGATGAACTCAAAATTGACCCTTTAACCTTGGATGGACTGCACATGCTGAACGACCCAGACATGGTCCTCACCGACCCCGCCACAGAGGACACGTTCAGGATGGACCGGCTGTGA
- the CRTC1 gene encoding CREB-regulated transcription coactivator 1 isoform X6, with protein MAASNNPRKFSEKIALHNQKQAEETAAFEEVMKDLSLTRAHRLQLQKTQYLQLGQSRGQYYGGSLPNVNQIGNSAMDLPFQHNGALAEAFGAVPVSLTPFQSSGLDTSRTTRHHGLVDRVYRDRNRLGSPHRRPLSVDKHGRQVDSCPYGTVYLSPPSDTSWRRTNSDSALHQSTMTPAQQESFSGGSQDMQQKRVLLLAVPGMEETTSEADKTLSKQGWDTKKTGSSRPKSCEVPGINIFPSADQENTTTLIPATHNTGGSLPDLTNIHFPSPLPTPLDPEESTFPALSSSNSTGNLAANLTHLGISTASQGMTTTPAPSQQHRQPAVSPLSLSADSRRPQSQQMSPTLSPLSPITQAVAMDALSLEQQLPPYPFFTQTTSQQQQQTQVASTLPQNTPLMQSSGLQRGTQLPPLSVTVPSTIPQSPPGSQTQPSMGIDINSHSSILGSVFGDSYYDQQMTARQANALSHQLEQFNMIENAISSNSLYSPCSTLNYSQAAMMGLTGSHGSLQDSQQLNYSSHGNIPNIILTVTGESPPSLSKELTSSLAGVGDVSFDTDSQFPLDELKIDPLTLDGLHMLNDPDMVLTDPATEDTFRMDRL; from the exons ttACAGCTGCAGAAAACCCAATATTTGCAGCTGGGACAGAGTCGTGGCCAGTACTACGGTGGGTCACTGCCAAATGTGAATCAGATCGGAAACAGTGCCATGGACCTGCCCTTTCAG CACAACGGAGCTCTGGCAGAAGCCTTTGGAGCAGTTCCTGTCTCTTTG ACTCCTTTTCAGTCATCAGGATTGGACACAAGCAGAACAACTCGGCATCATGGTCTGGTGGACAGAGTGTATCGTGACAGAAACCGCCTCGGCTCCCCGCATCGACGCCCTCTCTCTGTGGATAAACACGGAAGACAA GTGGACAGCTGTCCGTATGGCACTGTGTATCTGTCACCTCCATCAGACACAAGCTGGAGAAG GACAAATTCCGATTCTGCCTTGCACCAGAGTACTATGACTCCAGCTCAACAAGAATCCTTTTCAGGAGGGTCACAGGACATGCAGCAGAAAAGAG ttttattactgGCTGTCCCTGGAATGGAGGAAACCACCTCTGAGGCAGACAAAACCCTCTCTAAGCAAGGATGGGACACTAAAAAG ACTGGGTCATCAAGACCTAAATCATGTGAAGTTCCAGGAATCAA CATCTTTCCATCAGCTGACCAGGAAAACACTACAACACTGATTCCTGCTACGCATAACACCGGTGGCTCCCTGCCAGACCTGACCAACATccatttcccttcccctctcccaacacCGTTAGATCCCGAGGAATCCACATTCCCAGCCCTGAGTAGCTCCAATAGTACCGGAAATCTTGCTGCCAATCTGACTCACTTGGGCATCAGCACTGCCAGTCAGG GAATGACGACGacgccagccccttcccagcagcaCCGTCAGCCGGCCGTCAGTCCCCTCTCCTTGAGCGCAGACTCAAGGCGACCACAGTCACAGCAAATGTCTCCTACGCTTTCCCCTTTGTCACCAATTACTCAG GCCGTGGCTATGGATGCATTGTCTCTGGAGCAGCAGCTTCCCCCATACCCATTTTTTACCCAGAcaacttcccagcagcagcagcagacccaGGTGGCGAGTACCCTGCCTCAGAACACTCCTTTAATGCAGAGCTCTGGCTTACAGCGAGGAACGCAGCTCCCCCCGCTCTCCGTCACGGTACCTTCCACCATCCCACAGTCACCTCCGGGCAGCCAGACCCAGCCCTCGATGGGAATAGACATCAACTCG cattcTTCCATTCTGGGGAGTGTATTTGGTGACTCCTATTATGATCAGCAGATGACAGCTAGGCAGGCTAATGCCCTATCCCATCAG CTTGAACAGTTTAATATGATAGAAAACGCCATTAGTTCCAACAGCCTGTACAGCCCCTGTTCCACCCTTAACTACTCCCAGGCAGCCATGATGGGACTTACCGGCAGTCATGGCAGCTTGCAGGACTCGCAGCAGCTGAATTACTCCAGCCATGGAAACATCCCCAACATCATTCTTACAG tGACAGGAGAATCTCCTCCCAGCTTATCAAAAGAACTGACCAGCTCTTTGGCAGGAGTGGGAGACGTCAGCTTTGACACGGATTCCCAGTTCCCTCTGGATGAACTCAAAATTGACCCTTTAACCTTGGATGGACTGCACATGCTGAACGACCCAGACATGGTCCTCACCGACCCCGCCACAGAGGACACGTTCAGGATGGACCGGCTGTGA
- the CRTC1 gene encoding CREB-regulated transcription coactivator 1 isoform X8: MAASNNPRKFSEKIALHNQKQAEETAAFEEVMKDLSLTRAHRLQLQKTQYLQLGQSRGQYYGGSLPNVNQIGNSAMDLPFQHNGALAEAFGAVPVSLTPFQSSGLDTSRTTRHHGLVDRVYRDRNRLGSPHRRPLSVDKHGRQVDSCPYGTVYLSPPSDTSWRRTNSDSALHQSTMTPAQQESFSGGSQDMQQKRVLLLAVPGMEETTSEADKTLSKQGWDTKKTGSSRPKSCEVPGINIFPSADQENTTTLIPATHNTGGSLPDLTNIHFPSPLPTPLDPEESTFPALSSSNSTGNLAANLTHLGISTASQGMTTTPAPSQQHRQPAVSPLSLSADSRRPQSQQMSPTLSPLSPITQAVAMDALSLEQQLPPYPFFTQTTSQQQQQTQVASTLPQNTPLMQSSGLQRGTQLPPLSVTVPSTIPQSPPGSQTQPSMGIDINSASLQQYRSNAGSPANQSPTSPVSNQGFSPGSSPQAAMMGLTGSHGSLQDSQQLNYSSHGNIPNIILTVTGESPPSLSKELTSSLAGVGDVSFDTDSQFPLDELKIDPLTLDGLHMLNDPDMVLTDPATEDTFRMDRL; encoded by the exons ttACAGCTGCAGAAAACCCAATATTTGCAGCTGGGACAGAGTCGTGGCCAGTACTACGGTGGGTCACTGCCAAATGTGAATCAGATCGGAAACAGTGCCATGGACCTGCCCTTTCAG CACAACGGAGCTCTGGCAGAAGCCTTTGGAGCAGTTCCTGTCTCTTTG ACTCCTTTTCAGTCATCAGGATTGGACACAAGCAGAACAACTCGGCATCATGGTCTGGTGGACAGAGTGTATCGTGACAGAAACCGCCTCGGCTCCCCGCATCGACGCCCTCTCTCTGTGGATAAACACGGAAGACAA GTGGACAGCTGTCCGTATGGCACTGTGTATCTGTCACCTCCATCAGACACAAGCTGGAGAAG GACAAATTCCGATTCTGCCTTGCACCAGAGTACTATGACTCCAGCTCAACAAGAATCCTTTTCAGGAGGGTCACAGGACATGCAGCAGAAAAGAG ttttattactgGCTGTCCCTGGAATGGAGGAAACCACCTCTGAGGCAGACAAAACCCTCTCTAAGCAAGGATGGGACACTAAAAAG ACTGGGTCATCAAGACCTAAATCATGTGAAGTTCCAGGAATCAA CATCTTTCCATCAGCTGACCAGGAAAACACTACAACACTGATTCCTGCTACGCATAACACCGGTGGCTCCCTGCCAGACCTGACCAACATccatttcccttcccctctcccaacacCGTTAGATCCCGAGGAATCCACATTCCCAGCCCTGAGTAGCTCCAATAGTACCGGAAATCTTGCTGCCAATCTGACTCACTTGGGCATCAGCACTGCCAGTCAGG GAATGACGACGacgccagccccttcccagcagcaCCGTCAGCCGGCCGTCAGTCCCCTCTCCTTGAGCGCAGACTCAAGGCGACCACAGTCACAGCAAATGTCTCCTACGCTTTCCCCTTTGTCACCAATTACTCAG GCCGTGGCTATGGATGCATTGTCTCTGGAGCAGCAGCTTCCCCCATACCCATTTTTTACCCAGAcaacttcccagcagcagcagcagacccaGGTGGCGAGTACCCTGCCTCAGAACACTCCTTTAATGCAGAGCTCTGGCTTACAGCGAGGAACGCAGCTCCCCCCGCTCTCCGTCACGGTACCTTCCACCATCCCACAGTCACCTCCGGGCAGCCAGACCCAGCCCTCGATGGGAATAGACATCAACTCG GCTTCACTCCAGCAGTACCGCAGTAATGCTGGATCCCCAGCCAACCAGTCTCCCACCTCTCCTGTCTCCAATCAAGGCTTCTCTCCTGGCAGCTCCCCTCAA GCAGCCATGATGGGACTTACCGGCAGTCATGGCAGCTTGCAGGACTCGCAGCAGCTGAATTACTCCAGCCATGGAAACATCCCCAACATCATTCTTACAG tGACAGGAGAATCTCCTCCCAGCTTATCAAAAGAACTGACCAGCTCTTTGGCAGGAGTGGGAGACGTCAGCTTTGACACGGATTCCCAGTTCCCTCTGGATGAACTCAAAATTGACCCTTTAACCTTGGATGGACTGCACATGCTGAACGACCCAGACATGGTCCTCACCGACCCCGCCACAGAGGACACGTTCAGGATGGACCGGCTGTGA